In Dioscorea cayenensis subsp. rotundata cultivar TDr96_F1 chromosome 9, TDr96_F1_v2_PseudoChromosome.rev07_lg8_w22 25.fasta, whole genome shotgun sequence, a genomic segment contains:
- the LOC120269126 gene encoding histone H2A.6-like, with protein sequence MAGRGKTLNSGKKAVSRSSKAGLQFPVGRIARFLKAGKYSQRVGAGAPVYLAAVLEYLAAEVLELAGNAARDNKKTRIVPRHIQLAVRNDDELTKLLGSVTIANGGVMPNIHNSLLPKKAGVKASAVAEDES encoded by the exons ATGGCGGGCAGAGGCAAGACTCTCAACTCCGGCAAGAAGGCGGTGTCTCGGAGCAGCAAGGCCGGTCTCCAGTTCCCCGTCGGCCGTATCGCTAGGTTCCTGAAAGCCGGCAAGTACTCGCAGCGCGTTGGCGCTGGTGCTCCCGTCTATCTTGCCGCTGTTCTTGAATACCTCGCTGCTGAG GTTTTGGAGTTGGCCGGAAATGCGGCGAGGGACAACAAGAAGACGAGGATCGTACCGAGGCATATCCAGTTGGCGGTAAGGAACGATGATGAACTGACGAAGTTGTTGGGATCTGTGACGATCGCTAATGGTGGAGTGATGCCGAACATCCACAACTCGCTGCTGCCGAAGAAGGCTGGGGTGAAGGCTTCTGCAGTGGCTGAGGATGAAAGCTGA